In Poecile atricapillus isolate bPoeAtr1 chromosome 1, bPoeAtr1.hap1, whole genome shotgun sequence, the sequence GTGTTCTGGAGTCCTGCAGTGACACTGTTTTGCCCTGAGTCCTCAGGGATAATTGCAGGAAAATGccttatttttctgtcttctcccACCTCTATTTTTTATCTTGGATATGAATAATTTGATTTGCATCCCTGTAGTTCTTAGTGCTAATGAAGATGTGAGGCTCCCTCAGCCAAGGTTCTGTAATGTAAACATGGCTGGGGCTTTTTCCTTGaagcttttttcccttcaagCTCAGAGCTCCAACTGCAGTGAAGGTGGCTGTGGTAATTAAAGTAGAATCTGAGCTGTTTTGTTGAAGACAAGAACCAGCTACTGACCAAAAGTTCATTCAGAGCTTCCCAGTCACTGCAGAGTTGTTTTGGCCTCACTTAGGACAGAAGCAGGTCTGTGAATATTCAATTCTTGGTTCAGCTGTGTTTTGTTGCAGGAGTAAGTTCATTTCTGGGTACTCTCCTGAGTGGCCTTTGCAATATAATTACTCTTAAACAACATCAAATCATTGGtgtaaataaatgaatgaatcAATTAATCAATGGCCCTGCTTTTCCCTTCTCAGCCATTCGGTACCATCGCAATTCAGCTGGCCCAGCACAGAGGGGCCAGAGTCATCTCCACTGCCCACAGCCTGGAGGACAAGCAGTACCTGGAGAGGCTCAGACCTGCTGGGGGTGAGTTTTATCCTTCAGTCTTAAAGTTTGTCCTAAAGAAtgtctcaaaatatttttttttctgtcaggtCTAGAGACTTACTtctgtaaaaattaaatacaaattgaTAAATAGTCTAATTAAATAGTTTTCAGGTTTGTTCTGTGCTCCACAGGTATTTCATTTCTGGTTTAGGTGCTCTTAATGGCACTTTTATTCTCCATTTCAGTTGTAATGACTGGCAGTACTTTCCACTAGTGCTGAGTGCTGGCTTTTGGCCTAAGTGCTCAGGAAATCTTTCCATTTGATGAAGTGGTTGctgtggaaggaaggaaggaaggattgcTGACTCACCACTACCCCAGTGTGTGCCAGAGCTCACACACCTGACACCCAACACTCAGCAGCCTCAGATTACTCCTTGTAGTGTTTTATCAAGTCTCAGGTACtgccacagctggagctggatgcaTTCTCCTGCTTCCTAAAGGAGCTTGGCCTCACACACAACACTTGCATTCTTCCCTGACTTCTTCTCTTTGATACTtcaagtttgggttttttttttccctctgaaaataacatgagaaaatacTCTGTGTAGGAGCTActggcatttttttctgatcaaAATTTCAATGGTGTTTTGTGGAGGAAAGTGGAATATTCCTTTATTCAGACAGTTCTAAAATAAAGGATGAATTGTCAAGTCTGGCTGGATTGCAGCAAAAGGTTAAAACTGGTAGCTGCTACTTCCCCCTGCAAATAGCAAGTGCTGCAGTGTAATCCCCAGGTTTATTTGTCAGAGTGTGATTTGTGTTGGCATTCACTGAAGTTCCAGAGCTGTAAAATGCCTTTGTGGGGAGCCTTGTGCAGCCCCATCTGTGTGGTTacagctgcaccccagggctgggctcatCAGCTGCAGGAGGGGATGGATGCTGCAGCACCTGCCACACTGATTTCTCTAGAGCATGACagtaacacttttttttttgcaatttgaCCCAAAAAACACtcattttttctaatttcagcAGCCTTTTTTACTGTCTCtgtgtttatatattttacTGCATTAGCAGTTGTGAGAGACATCAGTAATGGAAGATTTTTGGGAATGCTGTTGCTATGCAGAGCCCTGTTGTGCCAGCTGTTACAGGGCCAAAGAGGAAATAATGAAGACTTAAAACTTCCTTTTGTAACATTTTATGGAAtgttcatatattttttaattatatgaaAAATTTTGCTAATTATATGAAAAATTCATGAGCTAGGAAAGGATTTGGCAATTTTATTCTCACAGTCCCAAGTTActttttacagcatttttaaGTTCTTTGAATGTTAATATCAAATAGATCCACCCAAGCTCTAAGTGGCTTCTTGTGTCTGTGGGTGGGGAATTTTCAGTTCTGTGCTTGTTCAGTGGATTTTTGGTTAGTTTTTGGCAGTCCTTAGTGAGCAGCAATTTGTGTTATCATTGTTGAGCATACCAAGCTGCTTCCTGGAATggctgaggggggaaaaatgataACTgcaactttatttaaaataaagaaatagaacCTGGATACAGCATTAAAGATAGAAAGAGTTTGAgtgcaaaaggaaaaagcttttaaaagtgTTCAGACTTTCTGATTTGTTTGTTAATTTATGTGATTCCAATGCCTGAAGTAGGAGTTCTTGGTAATGTTTCAGGATTTGTATTTGAACCAACAGGAGGGggctttttttgtcttcagtgaTCTCTGGAGTAAAAATTGTAATAGAATAAGGAGGGGATTTTAACAAATTTTGACATTTTAATGGGTGTGTTTCAGGCTGGGGACAGAATATTCCATAAACAGTGGGATGAGTTTCTGTTAGAGATCCCAAGGAAAAGTATCTATACATACACAGATATttcctctgctcccaaaggcacctcctgtttttcttttagtttggTTTAGGAGATTTTATTCTGTGCCACCAACACTCCTGGGGGTGCCTCTGCTTAGAACCCCCAGTGAACAcaatcccaaaacccccagcACATCCTGGGGTGACAGGGTTTAAACTGCAGCTGAACTTCCTGGGGGAAAGCAAACTCTGGGAACTCTGTGGAATCCTGGTGTTTCTGTGCCTGCCAGCAATGGAAGAGAGAAGCTGAAGTTTTGCCAGTCAGGAAAATGTTACTTTGGAAGTTGTGCAAGTCACAGCAGAAGAAACTGAACTAATTTACCAGTATTTTGTGAGAAATACATAAATGACAAAGGATTATGGAAAATTATATTACACTTTGTTGCTTGTCCTTTTCCACAGTGGTGAGaattttttccagcatttttagGAAGGAAGTTGACCAGGATTTTGAATTATTGTACTGAGTTAAGGAACAAAACTTGACATTTTTGCTATACAGAAATCAGAAAATAGTCAAACTGCTGAAactctggctttttttttttttttttggttgccAGGCTTTAGGTCTATGAAAccagaataattttcaaaaaatgaaattatttgtaGAAATAATACCATGTCAAATTGGCCCTGTTAAGGAAAACCTTTTAACTTCTTGACTGAAGGAAGCTTAGAATAAAATGATATTATGGggatttatttgcttttgggGAATGTGGCTatcattaataattaattattatccCATctttagtgaattttgaccttgTGTTCTCTCCAGTGAAATCATTtgacttcagtgaaaaaaaaaagagggaatgaCTTAGGAATTGGATGCATCCTATGATTTGATTGGGGATTTGAAGGGACAAAAAGAACCAAACCCCAGGCATTTATTGATGATTTGTTAATATCCTTAATAACCAACTCCTTGCATTTTTTCTTGctccctctttccttccctccctgcttctGGGATCACATTCCAGAAGGAGTCCGGCAGCCTTTGGTGGGTAAGTGCAGATCAGAGCTCAGGATATAATCAGGATATAATCAGGCCAGGAGCCTCTGGAATGGGCCTCCAAATTTGGTTGATGCTCTTTCAAGTTCTCATTTTGCTGTGAAGTCTTTGGCCTGTTTAGTTTCTAAATGTTTGTTCCATCTCATAATGATGAAACAAAACCTGTAGCTGCTccttctctgtccctgtgtTATTGTAATAATGTTAAAAATGGCTTTTAGCTGAAAGAGAGCAGGGCTGgttgggatcttgggcaggaattgttccctggcagggtgggcaggggctgggatggaattgccagagcagctggggctgcccctggatccctggcagtgcccaaggccaggctggacattgggagctcctgggacagtgggaggtgtccctgccatggcaggggtgggatgagatgatccttaaggtcccttccaacccaaaccattccaggattctcaTTCCTGATTCTGTGGTTCATCTTTATAACCAACCATAAATTTGGCATCAGAGATTCAAGACAGGACAAGGTGTTGGTGGCTTTCAGTTCAGCAATATTTCAAGAGCAGATGTAAATCCCTTCATCTAAACACTTAATGAATGACCCAGAGAGCCAGGACTTGGACAAGAACAGCAAAGAATTAACTTAGAGAAGGATTTCTAATCTTAGAGTGCCACATTTTATCCTTTTGGGCCAACAAACTCATGAGCTGAACTTCTGCATTCATACTTTTTGGTGTTGATTTTGCACTGTGttgaaaatgaaaggaagaaaagatgtGCCATGGTTTTTTGGGTGTAGCTGCAAACCCATTTGTGATacctgcagagagcagaagcTGCTGCACAGGATCTGAGCTCTCAATTTTGAGCATCTAAACTCTGTTTCCATGGACCTGAAGCTGTTTTTGTTGGTGTCCTGCTCTGGCAGCCCGAGTGATCGATGTGTCCCATGGGAAGATTGACGTGGCCGAGAGCTGCCTGGAGGAGACGGGCGAGCTGGGCGTGGACATCGTGCTGGATGCTGGAGGTATTCCTGCAGTTCTGCTGCCTTGGGAATTCCATCAtctaaatatagaaaaatatagaTAGAAATAATATATGATTTagcatttttatatataaaatgtatatattaaattataattatatatggtatatatatatataaaatgtatatataaattataataatatatggTTTATATATTCTTctataattaaattatatattattttactatatatattttatattatatactatgtgtatatactatatataatatagtatatattgctatatatagtatatataattataaatatattattatatataattatagtTAGCATATATAAAATCTATTATCTTATATATGTGTAATAtctattatattttatattaattatacaTATTATACTAATATATACACTATAATATTATAGTTTATAGTTGTTATATATGGGtgttatattgttatatatGGTATTGTATACATTATACTTCATgttatatatactatatattatatgtattttatacatattatatattatatacattttacatattatgtaatatatattatataaattttaCATGtgatataatttatattatgtATAATATGTACTATTATGtaatatactatataatataggctatattatatttattattatatatatattatatatatttattattatagcCTTTATTATATATTACTGTTTATTATATAGTATTagaaatataaacaaaatattacTCTATTATTCTGAATAACACATATAAAATACTCAGGgcataaataaaattagaaattcAGAGTTTTCAACGATTTTTAGCTGAAACAACCGAAGAACTTAGAGTTCTACTGAAATGTGtggaaataaatacatattgaattttccacattttcttctGAGCTCAGAGGAATTTCTTCTCCCTCCCCAGTGAGGTTGTACAGTGCTGAAGATGAGCCAGCTTCCaaatcccagctgctgcctcacAAGCACGACATCATCACTCTCCTTGGGGCTGGGGGACGCTGGATAACGACAGAGAAGAACCTGCAGGTAAAGATGCCTGTGGCAGGGAGTAATTTGTCCCACAGAAAATAGAGGTACAGACacataaaactattttttcaacCTGTCAGTGTTACAAGTTTCCTCTTTTAAGAGTGAGCAAggggtgtttgtttgtttggtttaacCATCTCTATAAAATAACCATTTAGCCTTTATTTTTGTACGGGAAAATGTaactaaattacatttttcttcaatttttcttCAGCTGGATCCTCCAGACAGCCATTCCTTGTTCCTTAAGGGAGCCACAGTGTCCTTCCTGAACGATGAGATCTGGAACTTGTCCAATGTGCAGCAGGGGAAATATCTCGATATCCTTTGGTGGTCCTCTGGAATTCTCACTGCTCAAAGGAGTGAAAATGCAACTGAGAAATCCCACTGAGAGTTCTCCTCTGCTCAGTGCTGCAACCCAGCTGAAAGGTGGAGCTAAAATATAAGAGACACTGAGGTTTTAAGGTATTTTCTGCattctttttaaagacattGTGGAATCCCAGACTGCTTTGGTGGGAAgttaaagcccatccagtgccacccctgttgtggcagggacacctttcactgtcccaggctgctccaagccccaatgtccagcctggccttgaaaaTGTCTCTACAAGCTTCATTAAAACTAGTGCTGCAAAACACCcattctggggggaaaaaatgcagtAGTTTGGTTCATTATTGAaccaaataattaaattaaattaagatcTATAATTAAATTAAGCTCtatatgcttttattttatgcaagtgacattttggatttattttggtttttgtaCTTGTGCTTTTGGACATTAGATGCATCACCTGTAAACTTAATGCCCTCATGTTCACTGCAAAAGTGGAAGTGTTTTGGCTTCCTAACTTTTCCTTTATTTGCAATGTACAGATATATTAGGTACATAAAATGTACTGATTTGTTTTGTACTTAAAATTTATGGAGGAACAATGTGGattgggaaaaaggaaaggaatgtCCCCTACATTTGGGTTGATGCAGCTGGATTGAGCTCCGTGGGCAGGACATTTTCAGCCCTGGAAGGTTTGGGTGCTTTTGGCTTTAGGGACTTGTGTATCTTGTGAAATTCTGGAGCATCTGAATCATAAATTGATCCCTTTTTAAAAGAACTTGAGCTTCAAATATCAGCCTGATTGCCCTTAAAATGAAGGATGAGCCTTATTGTTTGAGTGTCATACAAAGACTGAATACAGCCCCATGTGTTGGCTGGTGGTCATTAACTCACAGACCCCTCACATGGCAGGGTGCTCCAAGAATTTCCAGCCTCTGCTGTGTTCCCACCTTCATTTTGGCTTTTTATCAGGTGCCTGTATGAACAGTCACAACAGCTACCTGGTCCCAAAATCTGTTCTCTTCATTCTGCACAAAAAATGCCAATGATTGATGATTGATTGATGTTGTACTAATGCAGGCTACACTTGTATTTCATATTGAAATATTGAGTATTTTCATattgaaaaaattgaaatattccATATTTCATTTCTGCATCCTATGTCAGAAAAAGAGGTTTTTGATATAGAAACAAGTACAAAAATCTGATCTAAAGGCAGAAATTGGggttcattttcattttggctTGATCTTGCTGAGTTTGTATCAGTACAGGGCTGTGACCAGCAAATGTGATTGTGAAGAGATTTCTGTCCAGCTCCATTGTTCCTTAACAGTCCTCTTGGATACCCATCCTGGAAGATATCATGGAGAAATTatcaaataatattttcaggTGAGAGACGTGAagttttttgtggctttttaaaTTCAGCATTAGAAGTAGAAAACTTTTGCCAGCACTAACACTCCTGAGCAGAGCTTCAGGAAATAAGAAGACTCCCATAATGAGGTGGGTATGGAAGATCCCTTCCCTTAAAGCAGGATAACAACTGCTGATGAGCAGAACCCTCCCCATCacccccctttttcccttgcAGGAAGGATCTCTTTTCATTCACTTGCAGCTCCTGTTTGCTTTGGGGCTTTTCCCTTCTGCTGTGCACTGGAGAAAAGCCATAAAACTTATTTTGTGGGAGGAGGGAGGTTGACACAGTGAAAGTAAAGTCTGTCCTGTGATATTTCTGTTGGTCTGGGTGTGCTCACCAGCACTTTTTACTGTTTCATTTTAGGCCTCAGCTGGATGAACCAATCCCATTGTACGAAGCCAAAGTTTCTATGGAAATAGTTCAGAAGAATCAAGCAAGAAAGAGACAAGTCATCCAGTTCTGACACACAACTTCTGATttctcagcctggggaagaTAAAGAACTGTATTTGTGGAGTAAATCAGCATACACTTGCAGGAAGCAAACAGAATTTAAACATTCTTTGTACCTCAGTACAAATGGTCTCTGAAGCTTCCATGACTTCAGGGGTTTTTAATTCCCTTGAGCAGAATGTTCCCATCAGCAGCTTCTAAAGAAACAGCCTTGACATAAAAATCTTGTCTGCCCTGCCGCATTTACAAATGTCAGAAACATCTACAGGCAAATGCAGTCGCTGTTGGTTTTCATTCCTAAGAAATTAAAGAGGGAaacaaagatgtttttattCGTCTTTTTGTCTCCAACCCCTACCAGCAGTTACCTTAATAGTTACCTTTTGCTTTTGACTGCACTGAGACCGAATGCTGCACTTAAAGATCttaattcacatttaaaattattactcAATTGAAGGACAGGGAAAACTATCAAGGTTGGTGAGGGTGCCAGATGGGAAGGATGGGTACTGACAGCAGGAGTTACCCCCAGGTTTGTTCCCTTCATTTCAGCACTAAGGGAATAAACCTGGTAAATCC encodes:
- the CRYZL1 gene encoding quinone oxidoreductase-like protein 1, with product MKALYGQQNSPGEEMTFVFQERENLPPTRDHDVKVQVRACALSWVDTKLLSEIKLKKELVPVGREISGVVLEVGSKVTFFQPDDEVVGILPLDSEESGVCEVILVHEHYLVHKPQKVCWVEAAGTVRDGLRAYTALHYLSQVSPGSSVLVLDGASPFGTIAIQLAQHRGARVISTAHSLEDKQYLERLRPAGEGVRQPLVARVIDVSHGKIDVAESCLEETGELGVDIVLDAGVRLYSAEDEPASKSQLLPHKHDIITLLGAGGRWITTEKNLQLDPPDSHSLFLKGATVSFLNDEIWNLSNVQQGKYLAILEDIMEKLSNNIFRPQLDEPIPLYEAKVSMEIVQKNQARKRQVIQF